The proteins below are encoded in one region of Peptoniphilus sp. GNH:
- a CDS encoding iron transporter, which yields MTLVGALMFTACGKKEDTKANNAAKTSTEEKAPAEENKKETGDAKAAAPGEDAGFEEFPIGDDQTKGPLVISGVYFQPVDMEPAGNSIPKEEADCHIEADITASQEGSTLGYGVGDFVPWLKVKAYLQKKGSDHVQEVAFMPMNASDGPHYGANVKFDEGVGVYDVKFEVAAPGNDYLLHVDKETGVTGRFWTEPLVAEWTDFEWNGPQW from the coding sequence ATGACGCTTGTGGGTGCATTAATGTTTACAGCTTGTGGTAAAAAAGAAGATACAAAAGCTAATAATGCAGCTAAAACTTCTACAGAAGAAAAAGCACCAGCTGAAGAAAACAAAAAAGAAACAGGAGATGCAAAAGCTGCAGCTCCAGGAGAAGATGCAGGATTTGAAGAATTTCCAATTGGCGATGACCAAACTAAAGGACCTTTAGTAATCTCTGGTGTATATTTCCAACCAGTTGATATGGAACCAGCAGGAAACTCAATTCCTAAAGAAGAAGCTGACTGCCATATTGAAGCTGACATTACAGCATCACAAGAAGGTTCAACATTAGGTTATGGTGTTGGTGATTTTGTTCCATGGTTAAAAGTAAAAGCTTATTTACAAAAGAAAGGTTCAGACCATGTTCAAGAAGTAGCTTTCATGCCAATGAACGCATCTGATGGTCCGCACTATGGTGCAAATGTTAAATTTGACGAAGGTGTTGGTGTTTATGATGTAAAATTCGAAGTAGCTGCACCAGGTAATGACTACTTACTACACGTAGATAAAGAAACTGGTGTAACAGGTAGATTCTGGACAGAACCACTTGTTGCAGAATGGACTGACTTCGAATGGAACGGACCACAATGGTAA
- a CDS encoding ABC transporter ATP-binding protein: MELIIKTENLSKSFKRGSNTLFAVKNVNFTLKKGDFVNIIGRSGSGKSTFLNLLSGLLKPTEGKIFAKGKDMSDFSDREISKYRNEIIGFVPQSLGTLPNLNVLENVSLPYYLFKRDDSSYEKAAMLLDEMGILHLKDDFPRNLSGGELKRVLIARSMINSPELLILDEPTSDLDKNTTVEIMDLLKKINSKGTALIIVTHELDILKYGNTLCQMEDGSLIKKEG; encoded by the coding sequence ATGGAATTAATAATTAAAACTGAGAATTTAAGTAAGAGTTTTAAGAGAGGTTCTAATACACTTTTTGCAGTTAAAAATGTAAACTTTACCTTGAAGAAGGGAGATTTTGTCAATATAATTGGCAGAAGTGGTTCAGGGAAGTCAACTTTTTTAAATCTTTTGTCTGGTTTATTAAAGCCGACTGAAGGTAAAATTTTTGCTAAGGGCAAAGATATGAGTGATTTTTCTGATAGAGAAATTAGCAAATATAGGAATGAAATCATAGGTTTTGTGCCACAAAGTCTAGGAACACTTCCAAATTTAAATGTTTTAGAGAATGTGTCTCTTCCTTATTATCTATTTAAAAGAGATGACTCTTCTTATGAAAAAGCAGCTATGCTTCTTGATGAGATGGGAATTTTGCATTTGAAAGATGATTTTCCTAGAAATTTATCTGGAGGAGAGCTAAAAAGAGTGCTGATAGCCAGATCTATGATTAATTCGCCGGAACTTTTGATTTTAGATGAGCCTACAAGTGATTTGGATAAAAATACTACTGTGGAGATAATGGATTTATTAAAAAAAATAAATTCTAAAGGTACTGCACTTATTATAGTTACTCATGAGCTTGATATTTTAAAATATGGCAATACACTTTGCCAAATGGAAGATGGAAGTTTAATAAAAAAAGAGGGATAG
- a CDS encoding DUF2318 domain-containing protein, producing MISLILAYYTTKESKYKKYVIIISLVLGVIAAFVSIIIRNIPNFINRTELNFWSMVPIVISVFLILIFMIFEDKINAKIYDNFISSSVVVYLVGICFYYLPYVFNQSNKFVYYGESAVSTIVLFRILGFVFGIIMMILSGLAIYKSSVKLEGKNLKIIVFLSLVCSGISQFNIIIQRFYSKGIIPRNVNFFRVIAFIANHENVFLFATMLIMIVIPVILYKQNIKVNEEYSNRAQLRKIKYRMKNKRRWAIFFLVVLFINTFSLTAGKAYANKGQALSPPEDYQTENGMIVIPISSLEDMHLHRYLYKAKDGVQMRFFCIKKSEGSYGVVLDACEICGPSGYFERGDDIICKLCDVVMNRGTIGFKGGCNPIPFPYIVHDKKIKIAPKDLDALSYVFK from the coding sequence ATGATTTCTTTAATACTTGCCTATTATACAACTAAAGAGAGCAAATATAAAAAGTATGTTATTATAATTTCTTTAGTTTTAGGGGTAATTGCAGCATTTGTTTCAATAATTATAAGAAATATACCTAATTTTATTAATAGAACAGAATTGAATTTCTGGTCTATGGTACCCATAGTTATCTCAGTATTTTTAATATTAATTTTTATGATATTTGAAGATAAGATAAATGCTAAAATTTATGATAATTTCATTTCATCATCGGTTGTTGTTTATCTTGTAGGAATTTGTTTTTATTATTTACCGTATGTATTTAACCAATCAAACAAATTTGTATATTATGGCGAAAGTGCTGTTTCAACTATTGTACTTTTTAGGATTTTAGGCTTTGTTTTTGGAATAATCATGATGATTTTATCAGGGCTTGCTATATATAAGTCTTCAGTTAAACTTGAAGGTAAAAACTTAAAGATTATTGTTTTTTTGAGCTTGGTATGTTCGGGTATCAGCCAATTTAATATCATAATTCAAAGGTTTTATTCTAAAGGGATTATTCCTAGAAATGTTAACTTTTTTAGAGTTATTGCATTTATAGCTAATCACGAAAATGTGTTTTTATTTGCAACAATGTTAATTATGATAGTTATTCCAGTAATTTTATATAAGCAAAATATTAAAGTTAATGAAGAATATAGCAATAGAGCTCAGTTAAGGAAAATAAAGTATAGAATGAAGAATAAAAGACGTTGGGCAATTTTTTTCCTTGTCGTTTTATTTATTAATACTTTTTCATTAACGGCTGGAAAGGCATATGCTAATAAGGGACAGGCTCTTTCACCACCAGAAGATTATCAAACTGAAAATGGAATGATTGTTATTCCTATAAGCAGCTTAGAGGATATGCATTTGCACAGATATTTGTATAAGGCAAAAGATGGTGTACAAATGAGATTTTTCTGTATTAAAAAATCAGAAGGTTCCTATGGAGTTGTACTTGATGCCTGCGAGATATGTGGTCCATCAGGATATTTTGAAAGAGGCGATGATATTATTTGTAAGTTGTGCGACGTTGTAATGAATAGGGGTACAATAGGTTTTAAGGGTGGATGCAACCCAATACCTTTCCCATACATTGTCCATGATAAAAAGATAAAGATTGCGCCAAAGGATCTTGACGCATTGTCTTATGTATTTAAGTAG
- a CDS encoding DUF4418 family protein, whose product MSRKKIVGYISAIIGLLLVLAPKFITPVCPPMEDGMFMKCHWMGNMTIGIGAVILVLAIILIVVKDSKISLGLSISNIVIGILEILNAHVLIGGCMKADMACRARAIPFCTLLSVILVLVNIYYCMKEKHS is encoded by the coding sequence ATGAGTAGAAAAAAGATTGTAGGATATATTTCGGCTATTATAGGTCTCTTGTTAGTGCTTGCACCAAAATTTATAACACCCGTTTGCCCTCCTATGGAAGATGGGATGTTCATGAAATGCCACTGGATGGGAAATATGACTATAGGTATTGGCGCAGTCATTTTAGTATTAGCAATCATTCTTATTGTAGTTAAAGATTCAAAAATATCTTTAGGATTATCTATTTCAAATATAGTAATTGGTATTTTAGAGATACTAAACGCTCATGTGCTTATTGGTGGATGTATGAAAGCTGATATGGCTTGCAGAGCAAGAGCCATTCCATTTTGCACATTGTTGTCAGTCATATTGGTTTTAGTTAATATTTATTATTGTATGAAAGAAAAACATTCATAA
- a CDS encoding 50S ribosome-binding GTPase: MATTIALAGNPNSGKSTLFNGLTGSNQYVGNWPGVTVKKKTGKYKK; encoded by the coding sequence ATGGCTACCACTATTGCACTTGCCGGCAACCCCAATAGTGGTAAGTCAACACTTTTTAACGGCCTCACTGGTTCCAACCAATATGTTGGTAACTGGCCAGGGGTAACTGTTAAAAAAAAGACTGGTAAGTATAAAAAATAA
- a CDS encoding ABC transporter permease yields MFWRIVKGALFRQKGKMVLIAFTVALGASLATSMLNTMLGVGDKVNQELKTYGANINVLPKEASLLDDLYGMQEKEGQVQKYLKESELPNIKTIFWAYNIVDYTPYLNTWVSCNNDSKHTKMVGTWFNNHMDLPTGESVDTGMIRLKNWWEVQGEWLSENDSDSVMLGKIFADRNGFKVGDEIQLKSNNLDKKLKVKGIFSSGSDEDAFIYSTLKTAQEFAGVTGVVNKVEVSALTTPDNDLARKAARNPLSLTIKEREVWYCTAYVSAICYQITEVMTDSVAKPIRQVAESEGDILNKTTLLMVLITVLTLIGSGFGISNLITASVMERSNEIGLQKAIGASNGRIICIILVEIILTAIFGTVIGYGVGLLLTQIIGLTVFGSAIAPTAMVVPIVAILIILVTILGSIPAIRYLLNLNPTEVLHGR; encoded by the coding sequence ATGTTTTGGAGAATAGTTAAAGGAGCGCTTTTTAGACAAAAGGGAAAGATGGTTCTTATTGCATTTACAGTTGCCCTTGGAGCTTCTCTTGCCACTTCAATGTTAAATACCATGCTCGGTGTTGGAGATAAAGTTAATCAAGAATTAAAGACTTATGGAGCAAATATTAACGTATTGCCTAAGGAAGCTTCTCTTCTTGATGATTTGTATGGCATGCAAGAAAAAGAGGGGCAGGTTCAAAAATATTTAAAGGAATCAGAACTTCCTAACATTAAAACTATTTTTTGGGCTTACAATATTGTAGACTATACGCCATATCTTAACACTTGGGTTTCTTGTAATAATGATTCTAAACATACTAAGATGGTAGGAACATGGTTTAATAATCATATGGATTTGCCTACTGGAGAATCAGTTGATACTGGTATGATTAGACTTAAAAACTGGTGGGAAGTTCAAGGCGAGTGGTTATCAGAAAATGATAGCGATTCAGTTATGCTTGGAAAGATTTTTGCAGACAGAAATGGATTTAAAGTTGGTGATGAAATCCAACTAAAAAGCAATAATTTAGACAAAAAATTAAAAGTTAAGGGTATTTTCTCATCAGGTTCTGATGAAGATGCATTTATATATTCTACTTTAAAAACAGCACAAGAATTTGCTGGAGTTACTGGAGTTGTAAATAAAGTTGAAGTATCAGCTCTTACTACACCAGACAATGACTTAGCAAGAAAGGCTGCCAGAAACCCACTATCTTTAACTATTAAGGAAAGGGAAGTATGGTATTGTACAGCTTATGTTTCTGCTATTTGTTATCAAATAACAGAAGTAATGACTGATTCTGTGGCTAAGCCAATTCGCCAAGTTGCAGAAAGTGAAGGAGATATTTTAAATAAGACTACTCTTCTTATGGTTTTAATTACAGTATTAACTTTGATTGGTTCAGGCTTTGGTATTTCTAATCTTATTACAGCATCTGTAATGGAAAGATCTAATGAAATTGGACTTCAAAAAGCTATAGGGGCGTCAAATGGAAGGATAATTTGCATAATTCTTGTGGAAATAATTTTGACAGCGATATTTGGAACAGTTATAGGTTACGGTGTTGGTCTGCTACTTACTCAGATTATTGGCCTAACCGTTTTTGGCTCGGCAATAGCTCCAACAGCTATGGTAGTTCCTATTGTAGCAATACTTATTATTCTTGTTACAATATTGGGGTCAATACCAGCTATAAGATACCTTTTGAATTTAAATCCAACGGAGGTACTACATGGCAGATAA
- a CDS encoding ferrous iron transport protein A: MLSLVMAPLNVNYKILRIKSLGDSNVTESRLASLGFVKDAAIKVVNENDGNLIVSIKDSRVAIGKYIAKKY, from the coding sequence ATGCTTAGCTTAGTAATGGCGCCCTTAAATGTTAATTATAAGATTTTAAGGATTAAGTCTTTAGGAGATAGTAATGTAACTGAGTCCCGCCTGGCAAGTCTTGGTTTTGTCAAAGATGCAGCTATAAAGGTTGTTAATGAGAATGATGGTAATTTAATTGTTTCAATTAAGGATTCCAGAGTTGCAATCGGAAAGTATATAGCAAAAAAATATTAG
- a CDS encoding FTR1 family iron permease translates to MNLLKKMTSIFAIMAIMISMTLTLAFAAETQYTNWVEVADAMSEHLQKAVEVYKPGDKDAKKAATDAVNVAYFKFYEKIGFEKTTMSAISGQRGSMVEHQFYRAKNSIKEDADPKEVKDEIDALITYLHEDAHTLDGTSGDSKSSGQSQEDANSLSTGQLLGELLKRFGTFFAVLGLTLREGLEAILVVAAIAAYLSKTNNRIYLKGVYIGALLGIVFSAVLAGVFNIIANTVGEVESGMGQEIFEGIAMFLAVIVLFYVSNWMLSKSEVEVWNRYIKNKVEQSVSKGNYFALAFTSFLAVAREGAELILFFQGMRTGISDNPMHMWIGLLVAAIILAIVYYLIAKVSVRLPLKPFFTFTSWLMFILCLSFLGKGIGELQEADVIGRTIVPWMNGWSAEVIGIYDRYENLIPQIILLVVTIVSVIYQNNRNKKIKAELEASQEKK, encoded by the coding sequence ATGAATTTATTAAAGAAAATGACTAGCATTTTTGCAATTATGGCAATCATGATTAGCATGACTTTAACGCTTGCTTTTGCAGCAGAAACACAGTACACTAATTGGGTTGAAGTCGCTGATGCTATGTCAGAACATTTACAAAAAGCTGTGGAAGTTTACAAGCCTGGAGATAAGGATGCTAAAAAAGCAGCCACAGATGCAGTTAATGTAGCTTACTTTAAATTCTATGAAAAAATAGGATTTGAAAAAACAACTATGTCTGCAATTTCAGGCCAAAGGGGTTCAATGGTTGAACATCAATTTTACAGAGCAAAAAATTCTATCAAAGAAGATGCAGACCCAAAAGAAGTTAAAGATGAAATTGATGCACTTATAACTTATCTTCATGAAGATGCTCATACTCTTGATGGAACCTCTGGAGATTCTAAGTCCAGTGGTCAAAGTCAAGAAGATGCAAACAGCCTTTCAACAGGTCAATTGTTGGGAGAGCTGCTAAAAAGATTTGGCACATTTTTTGCGGTTCTTGGACTTACACTTCGTGAAGGACTTGAAGCCATTTTAGTTGTAGCTGCCATTGCTGCATATTTATCAAAGACTAATAATAGAATTTATTTAAAAGGTGTATATATTGGAGCCTTGCTAGGCATTGTTTTTTCAGCAGTCCTAGCTGGAGTATTTAATATCATCGCCAATACAGTGGGAGAAGTTGAGTCTGGAATGGGACAAGAAATATTCGAAGGAATTGCGATGTTTCTTGCTGTTATCGTACTATTTTATGTATCCAATTGGATGCTTTCTAAATCTGAAGTTGAAGTTTGGAATAGATACATTAAAAACAAAGTTGAACAATCTGTTTCCAAGGGTAATTATTTTGCCTTAGCTTTCACTTCATTCTTAGCAGTAGCAAGAGAGGGTGCAGAACTTATTTTGTTTTTCCAAGGTATGAGAACAGGCATTTCTGATAATCCAATGCATATGTGGATTGGACTTTTAGTTGCCGCCATAATACTTGCAATTGTATATTATTTAATTGCTAAAGTTTCTGTAAGGCTACCATTAAAACCATTCTTTACATTTACTTCTTGGCTAATGTTTATACTTTGCTTGTCTTTCTTAGGAAAGGGCATAGGAGAATTACAAGAAGCAGATGTAATTGGCAGAACTATAGTTCCTTGGATGAATGGATGGTCTGCTGAAGTTATAGGTATATATGATAGGTATGAAAATCTTATTCCACAAATTATTCTATTAGTAGTAACCATTGTTTCTGTTATCTATCAAAATAATAGAAACAAAAAAATTAAAGCTGAGCTTGAAGCCAGCCAAGAAAAAAAATAG